In a genomic window of Flavobacterium crassostreae:
- a CDS encoding TolC family protein: MQNIKKYLVICGLIWIGIPAKAQILTLDSIWKTIQNNNPQLQIHDAEIQSSNAAVRGAKTWMAPQLSTGFFMTPYNTQMWKANPMNPAMGAYMVGVTQMIPNSSRLKADANYLMAVASVEKENKKHTANQLYALAKTNYYQGLVLGKKIKIAKDNLLLLEYWIQSMEIRYQYTLGSLPTYYKAKSQVGALESVIIGLENSLSQKKILLHTLMATDIRTNFTIDTNYVFKDFNFLPADTVTLAQNRSDIQAIKKMKVINHLKTEIEKSKLLPEFGLKYDHMFAFGDGPQQFSLMGMITIPMPWSTKINKATIASIQIKNQSLEWQKQQILNETRGLLLGLKKEVTSLKKQYDIAQNKTIPALKKNYDTAMISWQNNTGALFAVLDAWESLNSAQTDSLDTLQAILSTQVEIEKQLETNNL; encoded by the coding sequence ATGCAAAACATTAAAAAATATTTGGTTATATGCGGTTTGATTTGGATCGGTATACCTGCAAAAGCACAAATCCTTACCCTAGATTCTATTTGGAAAACCATCCAGAACAATAATCCGCAATTACAAATACACGATGCGGAGATCCAAAGCAGCAATGCAGCTGTCCGAGGAGCCAAAACTTGGATGGCACCACAACTAAGTACGGGGTTTTTTATGACACCCTACAACACCCAAATGTGGAAAGCAAATCCAATGAATCCCGCAATGGGAGCCTATATGGTTGGGGTTACCCAAATGATACCTAACAGTTCTAGGCTCAAAGCAGATGCCAACTATCTAATGGCCGTGGCATCTGTAGAGAAAGAAAATAAAAAACATACCGCCAACCAGTTGTATGCCTTAGCCAAAACCAATTACTACCAAGGATTGGTATTGGGTAAAAAAATAAAAATAGCCAAAGATAATTTGCTGCTTTTGGAATATTGGATCCAAAGCATGGAAATTCGCTACCAATACACCCTGGGGAGTTTGCCTACATATTATAAAGCCAAATCACAAGTAGGCGCATTAGAGAGCGTAATAATTGGGTTAGAAAACTCGCTTTCGCAAAAAAAAATCCTGCTCCATACCTTGATGGCAACAGACATAAGAACCAATTTTACAATAGATACCAATTATGTTTTCAAAGATTTCAACTTTTTGCCAGCCGATACGGTAACATTAGCTCAAAACCGTAGCGACATACAAGCAATAAAAAAAATGAAAGTAATAAACCACTTAAAAACCGAAATAGAAAAATCCAAACTGCTTCCGGAATTTGGACTAAAATACGACCATATGTTTGCCTTTGGAGATGGTCCACAACAATTTTCCTTAATGGGAATGATAACCATACCAATGCCTTGGTCAACCAAAATAAATAAGGCTACTATTGCGAGTATACAAATAAAAAACCAAAGTCTAGAATGGCAAAAGCAACAGATTTTGAACGAAACTAGAGGGTTGCTTTTGGGACTAAAAAAGGAAGTAACAAGCCTTAAAAAACAGTATGACATTGCTCAAAATAAGACCATACCAGCCCTCAAAAAAAATTACGACACCGCAATGATCTCTTGGCAAAATAACACTGGAGCCTTGTTTGCGGTGCTAGATGCCTGGGAGTCCTTAAATAGTGCACAAACAGATAGTTTAGATACATTGCAGGCCATTTTGAGTACCCAAGTAGAAATTGAAAAACAATTGGAAACCAATAATTTATGA
- a CDS encoding efflux RND transporter permease subunit produces MKKLIQKITQKQNDPLSSKERIQLIEKSSKLVGPGVFYSTLIVIASFLPVFLLTGIEGKLFSPLAWTKSFILIVDAFLAITLTPVLISFLLKGKLRPENKNPINKRMERLYTPVLTFCLKWRKSVLAVNSIALLIGGLLFTQLGSEFMPPLDEGSILFMPVTLPDISNSEIKRILQVQDKLIQSIPEVEHVLGKAGRANTATDNSPISMIETIVLLKPHAQWREGKTKKDIITEINNKLQIPGVTNGFTQPIINRINMLATGVRTDVGIKIYGANLDTIAVLSQKIKATLEGTSGVKDLFAEPITGGKYIDIIAKREVIGRYGLSIDAVNNVVQTAIGGMVLTTTIAGRQRFSVNARYAQEFRNSIEGLKKLQIQTTDFGPIPLETVADITISDGPAMLNSENAMLRGSVLFNVRDRDLGSTVKEAQDKLNAMLHKLPKGYYLEWSGQWENQIRANQTLLWIMPLVILIIFMILYFTYGSLKEAFITMITVPFALVGGIFMVYFYGINLSVAVAVGFIALFGLAIETAMLITIYLNEAMVQMVAKHGNSSQTLTEDIIREYIISGSAKRLRPKLMTVSVALFGLVPILWSTGTGADVMIPITIPLIGGTITSTIYVLLVTPVVFEMSKLRELKTNGKIEIIHAKH; encoded by the coding sequence ATGAAAAAATTAATTCAAAAAATAACCCAAAAACAAAACGATCCGTTGTCTTCCAAAGAAAGGATACAACTCATCGAAAAGTCCTCCAAGTTGGTTGGGCCAGGAGTGTTTTATTCCACCTTGATCGTGATTGCTTCTTTTTTGCCAGTATTTTTATTAACCGGTATAGAAGGAAAGCTCTTTAGTCCCTTGGCATGGACTAAATCATTTATCCTCATAGTAGATGCCTTTTTAGCCATTACCTTAACCCCTGTTTTAATTAGTTTTTTGTTAAAAGGCAAATTGCGCCCAGAAAACAAAAATCCTATTAATAAAAGAATGGAACGCCTGTACACTCCTGTTTTGACTTTTTGTCTAAAATGGCGTAAATCCGTGTTGGCAGTAAATAGTATTGCCTTATTGATTGGAGGACTACTCTTTACGCAGTTGGGTTCGGAGTTTATGCCGCCACTAGACGAAGGTTCTATCTTGTTTATGCCTGTTACCTTGCCCGATATTTCCAATTCTGAAATCAAAAGAATACTACAAGTTCAGGATAAATTAATCCAATCCATTCCGGAGGTAGAACATGTTTTAGGAAAAGCAGGTAGAGCCAATACGGCAACAGACAATAGCCCAATTAGCATGATCGAAACCATTGTTTTGTTAAAACCACACGCCCAATGGAGAGAAGGAAAAACCAAAAAGGATATTATAACAGAGATCAATAACAAACTACAAATCCCGGGAGTAACCAATGGTTTTACCCAGCCTATTATAAACCGGATCAACATGCTGGCAACCGGAGTTAGAACCGATGTAGGCATAAAAATTTATGGAGCCAATCTAGATACAATTGCTGTACTTTCTCAAAAAATAAAAGCAACGTTGGAGGGAACCTCTGGAGTCAAAGATCTTTTTGCAGAACCCATTACAGGCGGCAAATACATTGATATTATTGCCAAAAGAGAAGTTATAGGCCGTTACGGGCTCAGTATTGATGCCGTAAACAATGTGGTACAAACCGCAATAGGCGGTATGGTTTTGACTACCACAATAGCCGGTAGACAACGTTTTTCGGTTAACGCACGATACGCTCAAGAATTTAGAAACAGTATAGAAGGGCTAAAAAAACTACAAATACAAACCACAGATTTTGGTCCCATACCCTTAGAAACCGTAGCCGATATTACCATTAGCGATGGTCCAGCGATGCTAAATAGTGAAAATGCCATGCTCAGAGGCAGTGTGTTATTTAATGTCAGAGATCGGGATTTGGGCAGCACCGTAAAAGAAGCCCAGGATAAACTAAACGCCATGCTGCACAAATTGCCCAAAGGATATTATCTAGAATGGAGCGGACAGTGGGAAAACCAAATTAGAGCCAACCAAACCTTGCTTTGGATCATGCCCTTGGTAATACTAATAATTTTCATGATTTTGTACTTTACCTACGGATCCCTCAAAGAAGCATTTATAACCATGATAACAGTGCCATTTGCTTTAGTAGGCGGAATTTTTATGGTATATTTTTACGGTATTAATTTATCTGTGGCAGTAGCAGTAGGGTTTATAGCCTTATTTGGGCTAGCTATTGAAACCGCAATGTTAATCACCATTTACCTCAACGAAGCCATGGTCCAAATGGTAGCCAAACACGGCAATAGTAGCCAAACCCTTACAGAAGACATAATACGAGAATATATTATATCTGGTTCTGCCAAAAGGTTGCGTCCTAAATTGATGACCGTTTCGGTGGCTTTATTTGGGTTGGTTCCTATTTTATGGTCTACCGGAACAGGAGCAGATGTCATGATCCCAATCACGATACCTTTAATAGGAGGGACTATTACCTCTACTATTTATGTATTATTAGTAACGCCAGTTGTTTTTGAAATGAGTAAACTCAGAGAATTAAAAACCAACGGCAAAATAGAAATTATCCATGCAAAACATTAA
- a CDS encoding efflux RND transporter permease subunit has product MVEKLISFSLKNRMFVLLVATFLFGWGIYSVQQNPIDAIPDLSENQVIVFTEWMGRSPQLIEDQVTYPLVSNLQGIPKVKNIRASSMFGMSFVYVIFEDAVDPYWARTRVVERLNFAQRLLPQNAVPTLGPDGTGVGHIFWYHLETNTMDLGEQRALQDWYIKFALQTVPGVAEVASFGGFEKQYQLVLDPLKMQYYNVSMDQVMKAVQANNNDVGGRKFEMSDRSYIIRGLGYLQNSTDIEEIALKNYNSVPVKVRDIGSVQMGGDLRLGIFDADGKGEVVGGIVVMRSGENANKVIQGVQQKMQEIQKGLPEGVRFKTSYDRSELIEKAIASVKGTLLEEMLVVSLIVLLFLFHGRSALIILIQLPISVAIGFVLLQAFGISSNIMSLTGIALAIGVVVDDGIVMVENAYRSISERQQELDTNQ; this is encoded by the coding sequence ATGGTTGAAAAATTAATATCATTTTCCTTAAAAAACAGAATGTTTGTTTTGCTGGTTGCTACCTTTTTGTTTGGTTGGGGGATATACAGTGTGCAACAAAACCCTATCGATGCCATTCCGGATTTGTCCGAAAATCAGGTAATTGTATTTACAGAATGGATGGGCAGAAGTCCACAGTTGATAGAAGACCAGGTCACCTATCCTTTGGTTTCTAACTTGCAGGGCATCCCCAAGGTCAAAAACATCCGTGCGTCGTCCATGTTCGGAATGAGTTTTGTTTATGTCATTTTTGAGGATGCAGTAGATCCCTACTGGGCTAGAACTCGGGTAGTAGAGCGACTAAATTTTGCCCAAAGATTATTGCCTCAAAACGCAGTACCTACACTCGGACCAGATGGTACAGGAGTGGGCCATATTTTTTGGTACCATTTAGAGACGAACACTATGGATTTGGGCGAGCAGCGCGCACTGCAAGATTGGTACATAAAATTTGCACTACAAACTGTTCCGGGAGTTGCTGAGGTAGCTTCCTTTGGTGGTTTTGAAAAACAATACCAGCTAGTTTTAGATCCTTTAAAAATGCAATACTACAACGTTAGTATGGACCAAGTAATGAAGGCCGTGCAAGCCAACAATAACGATGTAGGAGGTCGGAAGTTTGAAATGAGTGACAGATCCTATATCATTAGAGGGTTAGGATACCTACAAAACAGCACAGACATTGAAGAAATTGCCCTTAAAAATTACAATTCGGTTCCGGTAAAAGTACGCGATATTGGATCTGTACAAATGGGAGGAGATTTGCGTTTAGGTATTTTTGATGCGGACGGCAAAGGCGAAGTTGTAGGAGGTATTGTAGTGATGCGCTCCGGCGAAAATGCCAATAAAGTAATTCAAGGAGTCCAACAAAAGATGCAAGAAATTCAAAAAGGGTTGCCCGAAGGAGTACGCTTTAAAACCTCTTATGACCGAAGCGAATTGATAGAAAAAGCAATAGCATCCGTTAAGGGCACCCTGCTAGAAGAGATGCTTGTGGTTTCTCTTATTGTTTTGTTGTTTCTTTTTCATGGGCGTAGTGCTCTTATTATTTTGATACAATTGCCTATTTCGGTAGCAATAGGATTTGTTTTATTACAAGCGTTTGGAATATCGTCTAACATTATGTCCTTAACCGGTATCGCCTTGGCAATAGGAGTGGTGGTAGATGACGGAATTGTAATGGTAGAAAATGCCTACCGGAGTATTTCAGAAAGACAACAAGAACTGGATACAAATCAATAA
- a CDS encoding DUF3347 domain-containing protein, with protein sequence MKSIQKTGITAVVVLSVIISMSSCKDTATRTTSVKKTETTALAKRVSSFSIADIVASYLVLKNKLTQEDAQGASQAAQALQLAFKNANPNKIEAEHQQSYTTLSKAAVAATEQLLANGDAIALQRKNFADLSKQMYLLIQMFPTSQKLYHVYCPMYDQGKSGYWISETQDIQNPYYGSEMLTCGSIQQEL encoded by the coding sequence ATGAAATCAATTCAAAAAACAGGGATTACCGCCGTTGTGGTATTATCCGTAATTATAAGTATGTCTTCTTGCAAAGATACTGCCACACGCACTACTTCCGTAAAAAAAACCGAAACTACAGCTCTAGCAAAGCGTGTGTCGTCTTTTTCTATTGCAGATATAGTAGCTTCTTACTTGGTTCTCAAAAACAAGCTTACACAAGAGGATGCTCAAGGAGCAAGCCAAGCCGCCCAAGCACTACAGCTTGCTTTTAAAAATGCCAATCCAAATAAAATAGAAGCAGAACACCAACAATCCTATACTACACTGTCCAAAGCAGCTGTAGCAGCTACAGAACAACTACTAGCCAATGGAGATGCAATTGCACTTCAGAGAAAAAATTTTGCAGACCTAAGCAAGCAAATGTATCTTTTGATCCAAATGTTTCCAACGTCTCAAAAGCTTTACCATGTTTATTGTCCGATGTATGATCAAGGAAAAAGCGGGTATTGGATAAGCGAAACCCAAGACATCCAAAATCCGTATTATGGATCCGAAATGCTAACATGCGGAAGCATACAGCAAGAATTATAA
- a CDS encoding phage holin family protein codes for MKLLFRMVLTSALVMLIAHLMTGVHVASFTTALVVAVVLGLLNIFIKPILVLLTLPITFITLGLFLLVINGLIIILCDAIVGGFSVDTFFTALLFSVVLSISQSLMYALLGDLK; via the coding sequence ATGAAACTTCTCTTTAGAATGGTACTTACCTCAGCGTTAGTAATGCTGATTGCACATTTAATGACTGGGGTGCACGTTGCTAGTTTTACTACTGCTTTAGTTGTTGCGGTGGTCTTGGGTTTATTAAATATATTTATCAAACCCATATTGGTTCTTTTAACGCTTCCTATAACTTTTATTACCTTAGGGCTATTTTTGTTGGTAATCAATGGATTGATTATTATTTTGTGTGATGCTATAGTAGGTGGCTTTAGCGTAGATACGTTTTTTACGGCATTATTATTTAGTGTAGTGCTTTCGATTTCGCAATCACTAATGTATGCTCTTTTGGGAGATTTAAAGTAA